One window from the genome of Mumia sp. ZJ1417 encodes:
- a CDS encoding branched-chain amino acid aminotransferase: MTTSADATFSYALEPTPSPVPEQRRAEILANPGFGLHFTDHMFTAEWTPETGWAAPTVKPYGPLQLDPATAVLHYAQEIFEGLKAYAHADGSVWTFRPDANAERFQRSAHRLALPGLPVDWFVGSIDALVQADRAWVPTGGETSLYLRPFMFASEAFLGVRPSKHVTYCVIASPAGAYFAGGVKPVNIWLSREYARAGAGGTGAAKCGGNYASSLLPQQIAAEHGCDQVVFLDSEQHTYIEELGGMNLYFVHDDGTIVTPASDSILEGITRDALGTIAADLGHTVEHRRFSIDEWIDGVSSGRVTEVFACGTAAVVTPVGALRWDGGEVVSSEGDGGKVTMAIREALIDLQYGRTPDTHDWMHRVV; this comes from the coding sequence ATGACCACCTCCGCCGACGCCACGTTCTCGTACGCGCTGGAGCCGACGCCTTCGCCCGTGCCTGAGCAGCGTCGCGCCGAGATCCTTGCCAACCCCGGGTTCGGGCTGCACTTCACCGATCACATGTTCACCGCCGAGTGGACGCCCGAGACCGGATGGGCCGCTCCGACGGTCAAGCCGTACGGCCCGCTGCAGCTCGATCCGGCGACTGCCGTCCTGCACTACGCGCAGGAGATCTTCGAGGGCCTCAAGGCGTACGCGCACGCCGACGGCTCGGTCTGGACGTTCCGTCCGGACGCCAACGCCGAGCGGTTCCAGCGCTCCGCGCACCGCCTCGCGCTCCCCGGGCTGCCCGTCGACTGGTTCGTCGGCTCGATCGACGCCCTCGTCCAGGCCGACCGCGCGTGGGTCCCGACCGGGGGAGAGACAAGCCTCTACCTGCGCCCGTTCATGTTCGCCTCCGAGGCGTTCCTCGGTGTGCGGCCGAGCAAGCATGTCACGTACTGCGTGATCGCCTCGCCCGCCGGTGCCTACTTCGCCGGCGGCGTCAAGCCTGTCAACATCTGGCTCTCGCGCGAGTACGCCCGCGCGGGCGCCGGCGGCACGGGCGCGGCGAAGTGCGGCGGCAACTACGCGTCCAGCCTGCTCCCTCAGCAGATCGCCGCCGAGCACGGCTGCGACCAGGTGGTGTTCCTCGACTCCGAGCAGCACACCTACATCGAGGAGCTCGGCGGGATGAACCTCTATTTCGTCCACGACGACGGCACCATCGTGACCCCGGCGAGCGACTCCATCCTCGAGGGCATCACGCGTGACGCCCTCGGCACCATCGCAGCCGATCTCGGCCACACCGTCGAGCACCGCCGCTTCAGCATCGACGAATGGATCGACGGTGTCTCGAGCGGGCGCGTGACCGAGGTGTTCGCGTGCGGGACCGCTGCCGTCGTCACGCCGGTCGGCGCGCTGCGCTGGGACGGTGGCGAGGTCGTGAGCAGCGAAGGCGACGGTGGCAAGGTCACGATGGCGATCCGCGAGGCGCTCATCGACCTGCAGTACGGCCGTACGCCCGACACCCACGACTGGATGCACCGCGTCGTCTGA
- a CDS encoding 3-isopropylmalate dehydrogenase yields the protein MTRSFSLAVIPGDGIGPEVVSEATRVLDEVARAHDVTFAQTTYVLGAEHYLDTGEVLPDATLAEIRSHDAILLGAIGGKPGDPRLPAGLLERNLLLRLRFELDHYVNLRPTKTHSQVDSPLRNPGDVDFVVVREGTEGPYVGNGGRLRADTPHEVATEVSLNTAFGVERVVRDAFARAQARRKKLTLVHKTNVLVHSGSLWSRIVDAVAPEFPEVTVDYLHVDAATIFFVTDPARFDVIVTDNLFGDILTDLAGAISGGIGLAASGNINPSRTAPSMFEPVHGSAPDIAGQGIADPTAAIGSVALLLDHLGLPEAAAQIDRAIAADISARTGKRSTKEVGEAIAARVAGDVSGV from the coding sequence ATGACACGCAGCTTCTCCCTGGCCGTGATCCCCGGAGACGGGATCGGCCCCGAGGTCGTCTCCGAGGCGACCCGCGTCCTCGACGAGGTCGCGCGCGCCCACGACGTGACGTTCGCGCAGACGACGTACGTGCTCGGTGCCGAGCACTACCTCGACACGGGAGAGGTCCTGCCTGACGCGACGCTGGCCGAGATCCGCAGCCACGACGCGATCCTTCTCGGCGCGATCGGTGGCAAGCCGGGCGATCCCCGACTGCCCGCCGGACTCCTGGAGCGCAACCTGCTCCTCCGTCTTCGCTTCGAGCTCGACCACTACGTGAACCTCCGTCCCACGAAGACGCACTCACAGGTCGATTCCCCGCTCCGCAACCCCGGCGACGTCGACTTCGTCGTGGTCCGCGAGGGCACCGAGGGCCCGTACGTCGGCAACGGCGGCCGGCTCCGGGCCGACACGCCTCACGAGGTGGCGACCGAGGTCAGCCTCAACACCGCCTTCGGGGTCGAGCGTGTCGTCCGCGACGCCTTCGCCCGTGCGCAGGCCCGTCGCAAGAAGCTCACGCTGGTCCACAAGACCAACGTCCTCGTCCACTCCGGAAGCCTCTGGTCGCGCATCGTCGACGCCGTCGCCCCGGAGTTCCCCGAGGTCACCGTGGACTACCTCCACGTCGACGCCGCGACGATCTTCTTCGTCACCGACCCGGCGCGCTTCGACGTGATCGTCACCGACAACCTGTTCGGCGACATCCTCACCGACCTCGCCGGCGCCATCTCCGGTGGCATCGGCCTTGCGGCGAGCGGCAACATCAACCCCAGCCGTACGGCACCGAGCATGTTCGAGCCGGTCCACGGCTCCGCGCCCGACATCGCCGGGCAGGGCATCGCCGACCCGACGGCCGCGATCGGCTCCGTCGCACTGCTGCTCGACCACCTCGGGCTTCCCGAGGCCGCCGCGCAGATCGACCGTGCGATCGCCGCCGACATCAGCGCTCGTACGGGCAAGCGCAGCACCAAGGAGGTGGGGGAGGCCATCGCGGCGCGCGTGGCCGGTGACGTATCAGGGGTGTGA
- a CDS encoding C39 family peptidase, translated as MFRKTSIGIASLATLLTLTAPATAAPSSAPAVEPATTQITTEHWDGIADFREGSWDGVRPGAGGSLVVSPRTTQTTTYADPHGDGAARTYEYGTWTSPVMTPGYAIDESITSWNAITPTGTFVETTFRGQRPDGTWTKWYVLGRWASGDDFEGGDIHRTSLNGQGDTDATVYTDTFSARTGKEPVAYQTRVTLLRPEGSHATPRLNGVTTMTNELLGGDDGVTSDFTLGRHVELDVPRFSQNIHKGEYPEFGGGGQVWCSPTSTTMVQYYWGKKHQVPRHELRDIVAPNGDPQVDYAAMMTWDYTYEGAGNWPFNAAYAHTFGLDTFVTRLRSLAEAERLVAAGIPVITSLSWDLDEMPEAGYETDGHLMVIIGFTADGDPILNDPASNSNEAVRNVYTRENFEKVWQDSTDGVSYLYHPSHVKLPRGATNW; from the coding sequence ATGTTCCGCAAGACATCGATCGGTATCGCAAGTCTCGCCACCCTGCTCACCCTGACGGCCCCGGCGACCGCCGCGCCGTCATCGGCGCCCGCTGTCGAGCCCGCCACGACCCAGATCACCACCGAGCACTGGGACGGGATCGCCGACTTCCGCGAGGGCAGCTGGGACGGCGTACGCCCCGGCGCCGGCGGGAGCCTGGTCGTCTCGCCCCGTACGACCCAGACCACCACCTACGCCGACCCGCACGGCGACGGCGCCGCCCGGACGTACGAGTACGGCACCTGGACGTCACCCGTCATGACTCCCGGCTACGCGATCGACGAGTCGATCACCTCCTGGAATGCGATCACGCCGACCGGCACCTTCGTCGAGACCACGTTCCGCGGCCAGCGCCCGGATGGCACGTGGACGAAGTGGTACGTCCTGGGGCGCTGGGCCTCGGGCGACGACTTCGAGGGCGGCGACATCCACCGCACCTCGCTCAACGGCCAGGGTGACACCGACGCCACCGTCTACACCGACACGTTCTCGGCACGTACCGGCAAGGAGCCCGTCGCCTACCAGACCCGGGTGACGCTCCTGCGTCCCGAGGGCAGCCACGCGACACCGCGGCTCAACGGCGTCACGACGATGACCAACGAGCTGCTCGGTGGCGACGACGGCGTCACCAGCGACTTCACGCTCGGCCGGCACGTCGAGCTCGACGTGCCGCGGTTCTCGCAGAACATCCACAAGGGCGAGTACCCGGAGTTCGGGGGCGGCGGCCAGGTCTGGTGCTCCCCGACCTCCACGACGATGGTGCAGTACTACTGGGGCAAGAAGCACCAGGTCCCGCGCCACGAGCTGCGCGACATCGTCGCCCCCAACGGCGACCCGCAGGTCGACTACGCGGCGATGATGACGTGGGACTACACGTACGAGGGCGCCGGCAACTGGCCCTTCAACGCCGCGTACGCCCATACGTTCGGCCTTGACACGTTCGTGACGCGGCTGCGGTCGCTCGCGGAGGCCGAGCGGCTCGTTGCCGCCGGGATCCCGGTCATCACGTCACTCTCGTGGGACCTCGACGAGATGCCCGAGGCGGGCTACGAGACCGACGGCCACCTCATGGTCATCATCGGGTTCACCGCCGACGGCGACCCGATCCTCAACGACCCTGCGTCGAACAGCAACGAGGCGGTCCGCAACGTCTACACCCGCGAGAACTTCGAGAAGGTGTGGCAGGACTCGACCGACGGCGTCTCGTACCTGTATCACCCGTCCCACGTGAAGCTCCCCCGCGGCGCCACCAACTGGTGA
- a CDS encoding NADP-dependent oxidoreductase has product MTSTTTPASESNLTVRLASRPHGEPTAENFALALESTPSPGENEVLLRTIYLSLDPYMRGRMSEAESYAEPVPVGGVMEGGTVCEVIASKTDMVDVGDIVLAHTGWQQYAVASDKAVRRLDPTRAPISTALGVLGMPGFTAYAGLLLIGAPRPSETVVVAAAAGPVGSAVGQIAQLKGARAVGIAGGPEKVAYVKNELGFEVALDHTAPDFVDSLAAATPEGIDVYFENVGGKVFDAVLPRMNEFGRIPVCGLVSQYNATSLPDGPDRVPMLMSRILTKSLTVRGFIQREFVRAHYRDFLEDVRGWLADGKIRYREDVVEGLENAPAAFLGMLRGENFGKLVVQVGDDPTTPPPATTASS; this is encoded by the coding sequence ATGACTTCCACCACAACCCCTGCGTCCGAGTCCAACCTCACTGTGAGGCTCGCGAGCCGACCGCACGGCGAACCGACGGCCGAGAACTTCGCGCTCGCTCTGGAGTCGACGCCCTCACCTGGCGAGAACGAGGTGCTCCTGCGGACGATCTACCTCTCCCTCGACCCGTACATGCGGGGCCGAATGTCCGAGGCCGAGTCGTACGCCGAACCCGTCCCGGTCGGCGGCGTGATGGAAGGCGGGACGGTCTGCGAGGTCATCGCCTCGAAGACTGACATGGTCGACGTTGGCGACATCGTCCTCGCCCACACCGGATGGCAGCAGTACGCTGTCGCGTCCGACAAGGCCGTCCGGAGGCTCGACCCGACCCGTGCGCCGATCTCGACCGCTCTCGGCGTGCTCGGGATGCCCGGCTTCACTGCGTACGCGGGGCTGCTGCTGATCGGCGCACCGAGGCCTTCGGAGACGGTCGTCGTCGCGGCGGCCGCAGGTCCGGTCGGTTCGGCGGTCGGCCAGATCGCGCAGCTCAAGGGCGCTCGCGCCGTCGGCATCGCCGGCGGCCCCGAGAAGGTCGCGTACGTCAAGAACGAGCTGGGCTTCGAGGTGGCGCTCGACCACACCGCCCCCGACTTCGTCGACAGCCTCGCCGCAGCGACACCCGAAGGCATCGACGTCTACTTCGAGAACGTCGGCGGCAAGGTGTTCGACGCGGTGCTTCCCCGCATGAACGAGTTCGGGCGCATCCCCGTGTGCGGTCTGGTCTCGCAGTACAACGCGACCTCGCTGCCCGACGGCCCCGACCGTGTCCCGATGCTGATGAGCCGCATCCTGACCAAGAGCCTGACAGTGCGTGGCTTCATCCAGCGCGAGTTCGTGCGGGCGCACTACCGCGACTTCCTCGAAGACGTGCGCGGCTGGCTGGCCGACGGCAAGATCCGCTACCGCGAGGACGTGGTCGAGGGCCTCGAGAACGCCCCGGCCGCGTTCCTCGGCATGCTGCGCGGCGAGAACTTCGGCAAGCTCGTGGTCCAGGTCGGCGACGACCCCACGACGCCTCCCCCCGCCACGACGGCGTCCTCGTGA
- a CDS encoding YitT family protein, giving the protein MARAPYTPISASPLEQLRSGGLGRRLPQLVFGLMLYGWSMSLMIEAGLGLDPWDVFHEGLTRYLPLTFGQITILVGALVLLLWIPLRQWPGVGTILNVILIGVAVDQGLWLLEQPDSLGLRAVMLVAGVVLNGLAGALYIGAHLGPGPRDGLFLGLVRRTGYSVRLMRTSVEIAVLALGWVLGGTVGVGTVLYALAIGPLVQAFLPLVQVQMREPEIAPEPA; this is encoded by the coding sequence ATGGCCCGCGCTCCTTACACCCCGATCTCCGCCTCACCGCTCGAACAGCTCCGCTCGGGCGGTCTCGGACGGAGGCTCCCGCAGCTGGTGTTCGGACTGATGCTCTATGGCTGGTCGATGTCGCTGATGATCGAGGCGGGCCTCGGCCTGGACCCGTGGGACGTCTTCCACGAAGGGCTGACACGCTATCTGCCGCTCACCTTCGGCCAGATCACCATCCTCGTCGGCGCCCTCGTCTTGCTGCTGTGGATCCCTCTGCGGCAATGGCCGGGCGTCGGCACGATCCTCAACGTGATCCTCATCGGCGTCGCCGTCGACCAGGGCCTGTGGCTCCTCGAGCAGCCGGACTCTCTCGGGCTTCGTGCCGTGATGCTGGTCGCCGGCGTCGTGCTCAACGGTCTCGCCGGCGCGCTCTACATCGGCGCGCACCTCGGTCCCGGGCCCCGCGACGGACTCTTTTTGGGACTCGTCCGTCGTACGGGGTACAGCGTGCGGCTGATGCGGACGTCGGTCGAGATCGCCGTGCTCGCTCTCGGCTGGGTGCTCGGCGGGACCGTCGGGGTGGGCACCGTGCTCTATGCGCTCGCGATCGGCCCGCTCGTCCAGGCGTTCCTGCCGCTCGTCCAGGTGCAGATGCGTGAGCCGGAGATCGCGCCCGAGCCCGCTTGA
- a CDS encoding glycoside hydrolase family 3 protein produces the protein MNRAKLRGAAAVVAATTTLALASTGAAAPPGDGAGGAQREHSYRTSDWDDSPEVEQRVEEILTQMTTEEKADLATGELNNNYGFFNNAIARLDIPASTMADGPLGVRIADPAVDRSSTQLPSGTALAATFDDDLAEEWGSLLGQEAFDSGHNFSLAPSADIARTPLWGRGFEGFGEDPLLVGNLAASVVAGIQSHPVVATAKHPFAYNQETDRFNVNAVVDERALQEIYVRPFGIVQRDGKPGAMMCSFNKLNGTYSCENDAMTTILQQQLGFRGFIMSDYNATPSTVQAANAGLDQEQPGDQGPGSANFGERLVAAVAAGEVSMERLDDMARRILRPMIGLGLFDDRPVVTEWDKERNSDFARKVAAEGTVLLKKRGEALPLTRRSRSIAVIGPDADNTSAQGGGSSQISMPTASVSPLEGIENRAGSGVDVSYAAGTDGISEGDLLPGPAPVPSSVLTPEDGSGTGLSATYWSNTTFSGAPHLVQDDPNANINFGFQNFPGFNAASPKIPTSRGDFGLTGDLSVQWRGTFTAPTDGFYTLGLTARGDATLTIDGEEVVDRSGDLGTSGERIFFEAGEPHAVAIDYAAPALNSYQGGQLRFWWTHADTITSPAMQEAVDTADDADTAVVVVRNYETEGVDRPNLGLPKEQEQLIRKVAAVNPRTIVVITTGSPTTVASWQRGVRGILQAWYPGQEQGNAIADVLFGDVNPSGRLPVTVPRNEDQVPTPNEGTEVYDEGIFVGYRGFLENRVEPSYAFGYGLSYTQFRFSRAQVVKGNRGGKKVSVRVRVTNTGNRRGTAVPQVYVGRLPGVESPPRQLAGYERVTLAPRRSKTITIKVPKESLSYWDEDTHGWVTPEGTTAVYVGSSSADNRRIGKVRVR, from the coding sequence ATGAATAGAGCCAAGCTCCGCGGCGCCGCAGCCGTCGTCGCGGCAACCACGACCCTCGCGCTGGCCTCCACCGGCGCCGCCGCCCCACCGGGTGACGGCGCCGGTGGCGCTCAACGCGAACACTCGTACCGCACCAGCGACTGGGACGACTCTCCCGAGGTCGAGCAGCGGGTCGAGGAGATCCTCACCCAGATGACGACCGAGGAGAAGGCCGACCTCGCGACCGGCGAGCTCAACAACAACTACGGCTTCTTCAACAACGCCATCGCCCGCCTCGACATCCCGGCCTCGACGATGGCGGACGGCCCGCTCGGCGTCCGCATCGCCGACCCGGCCGTCGACCGCAGCTCGACCCAGCTCCCCTCGGGCACCGCGCTCGCCGCGACCTTCGACGACGACCTCGCCGAGGAGTGGGGCTCCCTGCTCGGCCAGGAGGCCTTCGACAGCGGACACAACTTCTCGCTCGCGCCATCAGCGGACATCGCCCGTACCCCGTTGTGGGGTCGTGGCTTCGAGGGATTCGGCGAGGACCCGCTGCTCGTCGGCAACCTCGCCGCATCCGTGGTTGCTGGCATCCAGTCGCATCCCGTCGTCGCGACCGCCAAGCACCCGTTTGCCTACAACCAGGAGACGGACCGCTTCAACGTGAACGCCGTGGTCGACGAGCGCGCGCTCCAGGAGATCTATGTGCGCCCGTTCGGGATCGTCCAGCGCGACGGCAAACCCGGCGCGATGATGTGCTCGTTCAACAAGCTCAACGGCACGTACTCGTGCGAGAACGACGCAATGACGACGATCCTGCAGCAGCAGCTCGGCTTCCGCGGGTTCATCATGAGCGACTACAACGCGACGCCCAGCACCGTGCAGGCCGCCAACGCCGGCCTCGACCAGGAGCAGCCCGGAGACCAGGGCCCGGGCAGCGCCAACTTCGGCGAACGGCTCGTCGCCGCCGTCGCAGCTGGTGAGGTGTCGATGGAACGCCTCGACGACATGGCGCGACGGATCCTGCGCCCGATGATCGGGTTAGGGCTCTTCGACGATCGCCCCGTCGTGACCGAGTGGGACAAGGAGCGCAACAGCGACTTTGCTCGCAAGGTCGCCGCCGAGGGCACGGTCCTGCTGAAGAAGCGCGGCGAGGCGCTGCCTCTGACCCGCCGCTCGCGGTCGATCGCCGTCATCGGACCTGACGCGGACAACACGTCGGCACAGGGCGGCGGCTCGTCCCAGATCTCCATGCCGACCGCCTCGGTCAGCCCGCTCGAGGGCATCGAGAACCGGGCGGGATCTGGCGTCGACGTCTCGTACGCAGCAGGGACCGACGGCATCTCCGAAGGAGACCTGTTGCCCGGTCCGGCACCCGTCCCGTCGTCCGTGCTGACACCCGAGGACGGCAGCGGTACGGGGCTGAGCGCCACGTACTGGAGCAACACGACGTTCTCCGGTGCACCACACCTCGTCCAGGATGATCCGAACGCGAACATCAACTTCGGGTTCCAGAACTTCCCGGGGTTCAACGCCGCCTCTCCGAAGATCCCGACGTCACGAGGTGACTTCGGGCTGACCGGCGACCTGTCGGTGCAGTGGCGCGGGACGTTCACCGCGCCGACCGACGGGTTCTACACGCTCGGGCTCACCGCCCGCGGCGATGCGACGCTCACCATCGACGGCGAGGAGGTCGTCGACCGGAGCGGTGACCTCGGGACGTCCGGCGAGCGGATCTTCTTCGAGGCGGGCGAGCCGCACGCGGTCGCGATCGACTACGCCGCACCGGCGCTCAACAGCTACCAGGGCGGCCAGCTCCGGTTCTGGTGGACCCACGCGGACACGATCACCAGCCCGGCGATGCAGGAGGCGGTCGACACTGCGGACGACGCCGACACGGCCGTCGTGGTGGTGCGCAACTACGAGACCGAGGGCGTCGACCGACCGAACCTCGGCCTCCCGAAGGAGCAGGAGCAGCTGATCCGCAAGGTCGCCGCCGTCAACCCGCGCACGATCGTCGTGATCACGACGGGCTCTCCGACGACCGTCGCGTCCTGGCAGCGCGGGGTCCGGGGCATCCTTCAGGCCTGGTACCCGGGGCAGGAGCAGGGCAACGCGATCGCCGACGTGCTCTTCGGCGACGTCAACCCGTCCGGCCGCCTGCCGGTCACCGTGCCACGCAACGAAGATCAGGTCCCGACGCCCAACGAGGGCACCGAGGTGTACGACGAGGGCATCTTCGTCGGCTACCGGGGATTCCTCGAGAACCGGGTCGAGCCCTCGTACGCGTTCGGGTACGGGCTGTCGTACACACAGTTCCGCTTCTCACGAGCGCAGGTCGTCAAAGGCAACCGCGGCGGCAAGAAGGTGTCGGTGCGCGTCCGCGTCACCAACACCGGCAACCGCCGCGGCACCGCCGTGCCGCAGGTGTACGTCGGGCGCCTGCCCGGCGTCGAGTCGCCGCCGCGACAGCTCGCCGGGTACGAGCGCGTGACACTCGCGCCCCGTCGCTCCAAGACGATCACGATCAAAGTGCCGAAGGAGTCCCTGTCGTACTGGGACGAGGACACCCACGGCTGGGTGACGCCTGAGGGCACCACCGCCGTGTACGTCGGGTCGTCGTCGGCAGACAACCGAAGGATCGGAAAGGTCCGCGTGCGCTGA
- the cimA gene encoding citramalate synthase codes for MTEPTRTEADPTFHVYDTTLRDGAQQEGLNLSVADKLVIARHLDALGVGYIEGGWPGSNPKDTDFFARARTELTLQHATLAAFGASRRAGVAAADDPLVGALRESGASVVTLVAKSHDRHVELALRTSLEENLAMVHDTVTHLRAHGQRVFLDCEHFFDGYRQNRAYALEVVRTAAEAGAEVVVLCDTNGGMLPHWVGEIVGDVAASTGARLGIHAHNDTGCAVANSLAAVAAGATHLQGCVNGYGERTGNADLVTCVANLELKLGQKVVPAGALREASRIGHAIAEVTNYPPAARQPYTGVSAFAHKAGLHASAIRVDPDLYQHIDPELVGNDMRLLVSEMAGRATIELKGKELGFDLSGDTETLSRVTDVVKVREQAGYTFEAADASFELLLAEVVEGARPSYFDVESWRVITESHHAAGEEAPSEATVKIVAGGQRYVVTGEGNGPVSALDHALRQAIERAFPDVASFGLNDYRVRILDEAGGTDAGIRVLIGTTDGTDTWTTVGVGHNIVEASWEALLDAFTYGLRRVLT; via the coding sequence ATGACCGAGCCGACCCGCACCGAGGCGGACCCGACCTTCCACGTGTACGACACGACGCTGCGTGACGGCGCTCAGCAGGAGGGCCTCAACCTCTCCGTCGCCGACAAGCTGGTGATCGCCCGCCACCTCGACGCGCTGGGCGTCGGCTACATCGAGGGCGGCTGGCCGGGCTCCAATCCCAAGGACACGGACTTCTTCGCGCGTGCCCGTACGGAGCTGACACTGCAGCACGCGACCCTGGCGGCGTTCGGCGCGTCCCGGCGCGCGGGCGTGGCCGCCGCGGACGACCCGCTGGTCGGCGCGCTGAGAGAGTCCGGCGCGTCGGTGGTGACGCTCGTGGCCAAGAGTCACGACCGACACGTCGAGCTGGCCCTGCGGACGTCGCTCGAGGAGAACCTCGCAATGGTCCACGACACAGTCACGCACCTGCGGGCGCACGGGCAGCGGGTCTTCCTCGACTGCGAGCACTTCTTCGACGGCTATCGCCAGAACCGTGCGTACGCGCTGGAGGTCGTCCGTACGGCCGCGGAGGCGGGCGCGGAGGTCGTCGTGCTGTGCGACACCAACGGAGGCATGCTCCCGCACTGGGTCGGCGAGATCGTCGGTGATGTGGCGGCGTCGACCGGCGCGCGGCTCGGCATCCACGCGCACAACGACACCGGGTGCGCGGTCGCCAACTCGCTCGCCGCGGTCGCCGCGGGTGCGACGCACCTGCAGGGGTGCGTCAACGGATACGGCGAACGCACCGGCAACGCCGACCTCGTCACCTGCGTCGCCAACCTCGAGCTCAAGCTGGGCCAGAAGGTCGTCCCGGCGGGCGCGCTGCGCGAGGCGAGCCGGATCGGCCACGCGATCGCGGAGGTCACGAACTACCCGCCCGCGGCGCGCCAGCCGTACACGGGCGTCTCTGCGTTCGCGCACAAGGCGGGCCTGCACGCGAGCGCGATCCGGGTCGACCCCGATCTCTACCAGCACATCGACCCCGAGCTCGTCGGCAACGACATGCGGTTGCTCGTCTCGGAGATGGCCGGGCGGGCGACGATCGAGCTCAAGGGCAAGGAGCTCGGCTTCGACCTCAGCGGAGACACCGAGACGCTCTCGCGCGTCACCGACGTCGTCAAGGTCCGCGAGCAGGCCGGCTACACGTTCGAGGCGGCCGACGCCTCGTTCGAGCTGCTGCTCGCGGAGGTGGTCGAGGGTGCGCGTCCTTCGTACTTCGACGTCGAGTCGTGGCGGGTCATCACCGAGTCGCACCACGCCGCCGGTGAGGAGGCGCCGTCCGAGGCGACCGTCAAGATCGTGGCCGGCGGGCAGCGCTACGTCGTGACGGGGGAGGGCAACGGACCGGTCTCCGCGCTCGACCACGCACTGCGGCAGGCGATCGAGCGGGCGTTCCCCGACGTCGCGTCGTTCGGACTGAACGACTACCGCGTGCGCATCCTCGACGAGGCCGGCGGTACGGACGCCGGCATCCGCGTGCTCATCGGCACCACCGACGGCACCGACACGTGGACCACGGTCGGCGTCGGTCACAACATCGTCGAGGCGTCGTGGGAGGCGCTGCTCGACGCGTTCACGTACGGGCTGCGCCGCGTCCTGACCTGA
- a CDS encoding O-methyltransferase: MSAPTEVPLLVARALDLSRRKGFITATRNETGRLLAALAASRTGTLAELGTGCGVGSAWLSSGVAKGSHIVSAELDPTLAEAVQDLFSDTPAIEVTSGDWSSLEQHAPFSLLFVDVRDVKRSVDVVADLMEPGGIVVLDDFTPSFTWPPIYEGRVDVVREQWLTDERFISVEVMVAEDASVILATRI, encoded by the coding sequence GTGAGCGCCCCCACCGAAGTACCTCTCCTCGTCGCGCGCGCCCTCGATCTCTCGAGGCGCAAGGGCTTCATCACGGCCACGCGCAACGAGACCGGCCGACTGCTGGCAGCGCTCGCCGCGTCCCGTACGGGCACCCTCGCCGAACTCGGCACAGGCTGCGGCGTCGGATCGGCCTGGCTGTCGAGCGGTGTCGCGAAGGGCTCGCACATCGTCAGCGCCGAGCTCGACCCCACGCTCGCCGAGGCCGTCCAGGACCTGTTCTCCGACACGCCGGCGATCGAGGTGACCTCAGGCGACTGGAGCTCCCTCGAGCAGCACGCGCCGTTCTCGCTGCTGTTCGTCGATGTCCGCGACGTCAAGCGCAGTGTCGACGTCGTCGCCGACCTAATGGAGCCGGGCGGGATCGTCGTGCTCGATGACTTCACTCCGTCGTTCACCTGGCCCCCGATCTACGAGGGCCGCGTCGACGTCGTGCGCGAGCAGTGGCTGACCGACGAGCGCTTCATCTCCGTCGAGGTCATGGTCGCCGAGGACGCCTCGGTCATCCTCGCGACCCGCATCTGA